One part of the Gossypium raimondii isolate GPD5lz chromosome 1, ASM2569854v1, whole genome shotgun sequence genome encodes these proteins:
- the LOC105786136 gene encoding heavy metal-associated isoprenylated plant protein 24 codes for MGVEGTLEYISDLLSSVKKKKKKKQIQTVALKIRMDCEGCARKVKKVLSGVKGAKSVDVDLKQQKATVTGYVEAKKVLAAAQSTKKKVELWPYVPYTLVANPYVAQAYDKKAPPNHVRKVPATATVTETTIDDRYTNLFSDDNPNACSIM; via the exons ATGGGAGTAGAAGGCACCTTGGAATACATCTCTGATTTGCTTAGCAgcgtgaagaagaagaagaagaagaagcaaattCAAACTGTAGCTCTCAAAATCAGGATGGATTGTGAAGGTTGTGCTCGTAAGGTCAAGAAGGTCCTCTCCGGCGTAAAGG GGGCAAAGTCTGTGGACGTGGACTTAAAACAACAAAAGGCCACCGTGACGGGTTACGTAGAGGCAAAGAAAGTACTGGCGGCGGCGCAGTCAACCAAGAAGAAGGTGGAGTTGTGGCCTTATGTGCCTTACACTCTGGTGGCTAATCCTTATGTGGCTCAAGCTTACGACAAGAAAGCTCCTCCCAATCATGTCAGGAAGGTTCCGGCCACTGCCACCGTTACTGAGACCACCATTGACGACCGGTACACCAACTTGTTCAGTGATGATAACCCTAATGCTTGCTCCATCATGTAa